The segment TCTACCCCTCGCTGCATCCCAATGGTTCCCTCTTGGATTAAGTCGAGTAAATCTAGGTTCCGCTTCAGATACTTTTTAGCGACGGAGACTACCAGACGTAAATTGGCTTCCACCATTTTCCGCTTAGCAGCTTCTCCCGCTTCAATGGCAGATCGGAGTTCTTTTTGAGTCATTTTAGCGGCTTTAGCCCATTGTGCTATGGTAGGTTCCTGTCCCAATTCTTCGGTTAAGGATTCTTTGAGGGTTTCTAAGGCTACAAATCGCTGTACTCGTTTAGCATAGAGGATTTCTTCTTCGTGGGTTAGTAGAGGAACACGACCTATTTCTCGTAAATAAGCGCGGACAGGATCGGGAGAACTTTTAGAAACGTTCATAATAAACAGTCCAGTGAATCGAATTATACTATGAGAAGATCAATTGAACTCAAAAAGTGTTAAGGGATTATTAAGGGAAATATTTAAGAGAGATATTATCGAACCAGATTAGGGATGTTTGACGGTGTTGATGGCTTTTATCTATGAGTAGCAAAGCTAAACACAGGATTTAAGCTAAGTTTGGAGAGATAGAATAGGGATTAGTGATTGAGAGTAAGTAGTTGCTGGTTTTGTTCCTTAACAATACTACATCAACAGGTTAAGTTTTGTAAAGTTTTTATTAAATTTTAAGTTCATTTGTTTTACCTCTAGGAAAATATGCTTATACTAGGATAGATTAACTACATTAGCAGAAAATAAATGCAATGTAGAAAACAAAATGGGAACAATTTCTAAAGGATGACTATCCAAAATAGGATAACTATAGACTAATCACGATGGAAACAATTTTCTTTTAACAATGCCCAAGGTTCATAGTCGCCTGGAATTTATCCCCCAACGCTTCAATGATGGGGTTGTTAAGCTAGTGCATCTCCTGTTACCTTTGGTGCTAAGATTCCGAACAAGACCTTGGTTAATGGGGGGAATTGTTCGCATTGACGCGGTTCATACTGAAAGATTAGTCGATCTTTATCAGCAATTCCAGGGGGGGAAAATCCGTTTTTTGATGGGGTTTCGTCATGCAGAGGTGGAAGATCCTTTGTGTTTGCTGTATTTGATGTCTCGTTTGCTTCCCCAAGCAGCGATTCAAGCCGGAATTAAGCTACAATTACCGATTCATAACCATTTTATCTACGATCGCGGGATGACCATTTGGGCGGGAAAATGGCTAGGGTGGTTGTTTTCTAGGGGAGGAGGTATTCCTATCCATCGGGGAAAACCTCTTGATCGCGCGGCGTTACGGGAGGCCAGAGGGTTGTTGATTAATGGACGTTTTCCCTTTACCATAGCTCCTGAAGGCGCAACCAATGGTCATGGAGAAACTCTTAGTCCCTTAGAACCTGGATTAGCACAATTAGGATTTTGGGGAGTAGAAGACTTAAATAAAGCAAATCGTCAAGAATTGGTTTATATTCTGCCGATGGGTATTCGGTATTATTTTGTGACACCTTCTTGGCAAAAAATTGAAGGGTTATTAGGTCAATTAGAATCACAAAGTGGCTTAGAAGTCAAGCAGTTAAGTCAAGAACATTGGAAAAATCCCGCTAACTACCTTTATCCCCGTTTGTTAAGTCTTGGGGAACATTTATTGACAAAAATCGAGGAATTTTATCGTCGATTTTATCATCAATCTCTACCTAAGCTTAATGAGGATTCCTCCTCTAATTATAATCAATTTTTAGCTCTACGATTACAAAGATTATTAGATGTGGCTTTAAAGGTTGCAGAGAACTATTTTGGTTTGTCGTCTCAAGGAAGCATAATTGATCGGTGTCGTCGTTTAGAAGAGGCAGGATGGAATTATATTTACCGAGAAGATATTAAAGATTTAAAAACGTTATCTGCTTTAGACTTAGGGTTAGCAAATTGGGTGGCTGAAGAAGCAGACTTACGACTAAAACACATGAGAATGGTCGAAAGTTTTGTCGCAGTGAGTGCAAATTACATTCAGGAAAAACCCACAGCAGAAAGATTTGCAGAAACGTTATGGATTTTATTTGATACAATCGAAAGAATTAAGGGTAAAAAAATGCCTCGCCGTCCCTATTTAGGAAAAAGATGGGTTAAAATTACCATTGGTGAACCCATCTGTGTTACCGAACGTTGGGAGAATTATCACAATAGTCGTCAACAGGCAAAGCAAGCAGTTAATCAGTTAACAGAAGATTTACAAATAGCCTTAGAAAAGTTGATCGTTGATGAGTAATCACTGTTTACTGTAAAATAGAGTTTGATAATTTATTTTTCTTATAAGAACCGTGACTCAAGACTCTACGAACCTTTGGCCTGAACTTTTGCAACAACTCCTAGATAAACAATCTTTATCTCAACTCCAAGCATCCCAATTAATGGAAGGGTGGTTATCAGAAGCAATACCTCCCGTGATTTCTGGAGCAATTTTAGTAGCCATTCAACTTAAAGGAGTATCGGGGG is part of the Rippkaea orientalis PCC 8801 genome and harbors:
- a CDS encoding 1-acyl-sn-glycerol-3-phosphate acyltransferase gives rise to the protein MPKVHSRLEFIPQRFNDGVVKLVHLLLPLVLRFRTRPWLMGGIVRIDAVHTERLVDLYQQFQGGKIRFLMGFRHAEVEDPLCLLYLMSRLLPQAAIQAGIKLQLPIHNHFIYDRGMTIWAGKWLGWLFSRGGGIPIHRGKPLDRAALREARGLLINGRFPFTIAPEGATNGHGETLSPLEPGLAQLGFWGVEDLNKANRQELVYILPMGIRYYFVTPSWQKIEGLLGQLESQSGLEVKQLSQEHWKNPANYLYPRLLSLGEHLLTKIEEFYRRFYHQSLPKLNEDSSSNYNQFLALRLQRLLDVALKVAENYFGLSSQGSIIDRCRRLEEAGWNYIYREDIKDLKTLSALDLGLANWVAEEADLRLKHMRMVESFVAVSANYIQEKPTAERFAETLWILFDTIERIKGKKMPRRPYLGKRWVKITIGEPICVTERWENYHNSRQQAKQAVNQLTEDLQIALEKLIVDE